A window of the Pyrodictium abyssi genome harbors these coding sequences:
- a CDS encoding type II toxin-antitoxin system VapC family toxin encodes MTTTSSTLGRPERHERARATLDRLSSLGLYVYEPFLFEVELRAVLVRRIKPEQALEIVDTALQFVDVVGEETIHDKAAEIALFTGCRAVDAYYIATAKHVDAILVTNDRTMKYNALKARVEAYYLLSDEDYNTLISNLVTS; translated from the coding sequence CTGACTACTACCTCCTCTACCCTCGGGAGACCAGAGAGACACGAGAGAGCTAGGGCCACCCTCGACAGGCTGTCCAGCCTCGGCCTCTACGTCTACGAGCCTTTCCTCTTCGAGGTAGAGCTGCGAGCAGTACTCGTGAGAAGGATCAAGCCAGAACAGGCTCTCGAGATAGTAGACACGGCGCTCCAGTTCGTGGATGTCGTAGGAGAGGAAACCATCCATGATAAGGCGGCGGAGATAGCCCTATTCACCGGGTGCAGAGCAGTAGACGCATACTACATAGCAACAGCCAAACACGTCGACGCAATCCTAGTCACCAACGATAGGACCATGAAGTATAACGCCCTAAAAGCCAGAGTCGAAGCCTACTACCTACTTAGCGACGAAGACTACAATACGCTCATAAGCAACCTAGTAACCAGCTAA
- a CDS encoding antitoxin family protein, whose amino-acid sequence MSRTVRVKYERSILRLLDNAEFREGEELEIIVVKRSFMGFREKAGRYRFKVDRDVVEELVEERR is encoded by the coding sequence TTGTCTAGGACGGTTAGGGTGAAGTATGAGAGGAGTATACTGCGGCTTCTCGACAACGCTGAGTTCAGAGAGGGAGAGGAGCTAGAGATCATAGTTGTCAAGAGGAGCTTCATGGGGTTCCGGGAGAAGGCAGGCAGATACAGGTTCAAGGTAGACCGTGATGTTGTCGAGGAGTTGGTGGAGGAGAGGAGGTAA